One segment of Phaeacidiphilus oryzae TH49 DNA contains the following:
- a CDS encoding SCO4402 family protein yields the protein MSGSVKSSRGRHRSSTMGGMPLSDVSWWRWRARVRSALHMLGDPAFQQNCWVARQEGYGDVTDAVYRLVEDTWLDRWSAEKYVGTILRDQAEAAAVDAAVLAVLQVLHAVGADAPADAYLAHEGWPEVLRSCREAHIRLAVDDGDDPDAPPRSLESLAILTRIG from the coding sequence ATGTCAGGTTCGGTGAAGTCTTCCCGCGGGCGCCATCGCTCCAGCACCATGGGCGGCATGCCGCTCTCTGACGTGTCCTGGTGGCGCTGGCGGGCCCGTGTCCGCTCGGCCCTGCACATGCTCGGCGACCCCGCGTTCCAGCAGAACTGCTGGGTCGCCCGACAGGAGGGGTACGGCGACGTCACCGACGCCGTCTACCGCCTCGTCGAGGACACCTGGCTGGACCGCTGGTCCGCGGAGAAGTACGTCGGCACCATCCTCCGCGACCAGGCCGAGGCGGCGGCGGTGGACGCCGCCGTCCTCGCCGTCCTCCAGGTGCTCCACGCGGTGGGCGCGGACGCGCCCGCCGACGCCTACCTCGCCCACGAGGGCTGGCCGGAGGTCCTCCGCAGCTGCCGCGAGGCGCACATCCGGCTGGCCGTGGACGACGGGGACGATCCGGACGCCCCGCCCCGCTCCCTGGAGTCCCTGGCGATACTCACCCGCATCGGCTGA